A window of Kyrpidia spormannii genomic DNA:
GGCCCGATCCCGACCAGGCGGTCATGGACGTTTCGTTCATTTCCGTTCGGTTGGTCTTTCCGGTTTTATGGAGGCTTCTCCCTGACGGGGCTGATGTGATCACTTTGGTGAAACCTCAGTTTGAAGCGGGAAGAGAATTGGTGGGGCGTGGCGGCATTGTCCGGGACCCGGCGGTGCACCGAAGGGTTTTGCGGGAAGTGATGGAGGCGGCAGGAAACGACGGATTCGAGGTGAAAGGATTGACATTCTCGCCGATCACCGGAGGGGACGGAAACATGGAATTTCTCCTATATCTGCGGCGAAAGGCGGAGGACGGTCTGCCCGACGGGAGGTGGCAGGAGGAGATTTCGGTGGTGGTGGAGGAAGCGCATCGGGTCCTGGGTCAGATCCGCCGAAAGGAGGGGGACCGGCGCTGATGCAATCGGTGGGCTTGGTCGTGAATTTGGACAAACCCCGGGCGGCGGAGATCGCCGACACACTTGTTCAGTGCATCCATGCCCGGGGGCGGGATGCCGTCTTGGATCCCAAGGCTGCCGAGGCCGTGCGGCGGCCAGACCTGGGATTGGCTTTGGAGGCATTCCCGGGCCGGGTAGACGTGGTGTTTATTCTCGGCGGCGATGGCACGTTTCTCGGGTATGCCCGGCGGTTTGCACCTTTTGGCCTGCCACTCCTGGGTTTTAACCTCGGCCACCTCGGTTTTCTATCCGAGGCGGAACCAGAGGATCTCGATCAAGCGGTGGACCGGGTGGTGAGGGGCGACTACGAGCTGGAGCACCGAATGATGATCGAGGCGGAAGTGCGGCGGGGCGGGTCGACGGTTCACCACCTCTCGGCCCTGAACGACATCACGGTGGGCAAGGGGGCCCTCGGCCGTATGGCCTCCCTGCGGGTCGAAGTGGATGGCCAATATGTGGATCAGTACGCGGGGGATGGGCTGATCGTTTCTACCCCCACGGGATCCACCGCCTACTCCCTTTCCTGTGGGGGCCCGATTGTGGCTCCTCAGGCCGAGGTGATGCTTTTGACCCCGATTTGTCCTCACACCCTGAGCACCCGTCCGATGATCGTTCCTGCCGATCGAAAGGTGCGAATTGAGGCCCGGGCGAACCACCAGGATCTGGGTCTCTCTGCAGACGGTCAAGTGTCGGTGCGCCTGCGGGTCGGGGATGAGGTCCTTGTGCAAAAATCCGCTCATTGTGCAACCCTGATTAAATGGCGGGAACGGCAATTCTTTGACGTCCTGCGCCAGAAGCTTCGGGGAGTGGAGGCGCAGTGATGAAAAATAAACGTTTGACGCGCATTCGGGAGTTGGTGGCCTCTCGCTCTATCGAAACCCAGGAAGAACTGGTCCAAGCTTTGCGTGAAAGTGGGTTTCAGGTCACCCAGGCCACGGTATCCAGGGATATCAAAGAACTCCAACTGATCAAAGTTCCAACAGCCGATGGTCGGTACGTCTATGCGTTGCCGCCGGAACCGGCGGTGAACAACGAAGCCCGACTCCAGCGGATGCTGCCGGAGAGTTTTGTGGCACTGGACCGGGCCGAGAACCTCATCGTGATGAAAACGCTCCCCGGGAATGCCCATGCTGTGGCCGCCCTGGTGGATGCGGTGGGATGGCCGGAGGTTATGGGAACCATCGCCGGGGACGATACCATTCTGGTCATCTGCCGCTCCGCTCTACAGGCCGCGGCCGTCGAGGAACGATTCCATCAGATGGTGTGACACCGCACTGCGAAAGGGGCGTGGGACGCTGTGCTGATGTCGCTGTCGGTGCGAAATTTTTTGTTGATTGATGAAGCCCACCTGGATTTTGAAACCGGGTTCCACGTGCTGACCGGGGAGACGGGGGCCGGGAAGTCGATCCTCCTCGACGCCCTTGGACTCATTCGCGGGGAGCGGGCCTCGGCGCAACAGGTTCGGGCTGGTGCGAAACAGGCGGTGGTGGAAGCGCTGTTTTCCACCGACGGCCGCCCAGAAGCCCTCCAGTGGCTAGAGGAGATGGGCTTCGAACCAGCGGAGGAAATACTGCTGGTCCGGGAGGTTAGCCGCCAAGGTAAAAGCCTGTGCCGCATCAACGGCCGGACGGTCACGGTTCAAATGCTGCGGGATCTGGCCGCCCGTTTAATCGATGTGTACGGCCAGCATGAGCACCAGAGCCTCTTGCAGCCGGATCGGTACGCGCGAATGTTGGACGGTTATGGTGATGCATCCCATCAAACGCTGCTGGAGGAATACCGGAGGGCTCACGATCGTTTTACCCGGGCTGACGAGGACCTTCGGGCCGCTCAGTTGGGGGAGGAGGAACGATTGCAGCGAATCGACTGGTTATTGTTCCAATTGGGAGAAATCCGGGATCTTTCCCCCGCCCCCGGAGAGGAGGAAGAACTGGAGGCGGAATACAGGCGGTTGAGCCACGCTGGGCGGATCCTCGAAGACGCTTCCCGAGGGTACGAGATGTTGGATGAAGGTGGACAGGGAGTCCGGGCTGCCACCGATTTGGTCGCCGAGATTGTAGAAACGGTTGAAGGGCTGGTCAAATACGACCCGGGGCTGGCGGGCATACTCGAAATGTTACAGAGTGCGGCGGCCAATCTCAGTGAAGCGGCCCATGAACTGAGGCGTTATTTGGAAACTGTCGAGGCAGATCCCCAGAAGCTGGAGTCCGTGCAAGAACGGCTTCATCAGTTGCGTCGGCTCATGCGAAAATACGGCGGTTCGGTGGAGTCAATTTTAGAATCCGCGGCAACAATGGAGAATGAGCTCTCCCGCCTTCGCAATTATGAAGCTGATTTGCAGGAACGATCAAAGGCCAGAACCCGGGCTTGGGAGGAAATGGTCAGCACAGCCCGGCGCCTTTCCCTTAACCGTTTGGCCCTGGCGGAACGAATTCAAGTGAAAGTTCAGGAGCAGCTAAGGGAGCTGGCGATGCCCCGCGCCCAGTTTCAGATCGAAGTGCGCTGGCTGGGGGAAACCGAGAAAGGATTTCGGTCCGACGGCGCGGATCAAGTGGAGTTCCTGTTTTCGGCCAATCCGGGCGAGCCACCGGCGCCGCTTTCAAAAGTGGCTTCGGGGGGCGAATTGTCCCGATTGATGCTCGCGTTAAAAGTGGTCTTGGCGGACGCCGATGACGTTCCAACTCTGATTTTCGATGAAGTGGACGCTGGCATGAGCGGCCAGGCGGCGGTGGTGGTTGGGGAAAAATTGGTCCAGGTTGCTCGGCGCCGCCAGGTAATCTGTGTCACTCATTTGCCCCAAATCGCGGCCATGGCCGATGGCCATCATCGCATCCGCAAGGAACAGACGGAGGAATCCACCCGGACAATCGTAGAGGTTCTGGAAGAGGCGGATCGGATCGAAGAAGTGGCCCGGATGTTGGCGGGTTCCACGGCGACGGAGATCACTCGTCGCCAGGCCCAGGAGATGTTGGAGCGACGGGCGGCGGCGCAGTCCAATTCCCGGTTGGGGTAAAAGCGGGGGGAGAGGCCACATTGCACGCGGGGTGCCAGCTTTTTGGCGGGATAGACCCACAGGCCGGGCGGGCAGGTTATAAGCACGCACAGACGCCTAGTCTACGGTGGAGGTGCATCTAGGAAAGGGAGTGGAACGGCGTGGCACACCAGCGTCGGAAGTGGGTCGGTCTGCTATTGGCAACCCTGATCGTCGTGACGTGCTTCTGTCCTCCGTTCAGCGGGTGGCTTCGTCTTCCTGATTCCATAGAAACCGTTGTGGGTTCGTCGGTGGTGGTGCAAGCCGGGGGACCCAGCCGTCTAGTGCCGGACGCGCGAAGCGCCATCGAGGTCCGCAGCGGAACGGCAGGCACCTGGCAAGTCAATGGAACCCAAACAGGCCCGGCTCGCATGCGTCTTGAGGTTTTCGGGATCCCCGTTCGACAAATGCGGGTCGACGTCCTGCCGGATTGGAAAGTGATCCCCGGCGGCCAATCGATCGGTGTCCGTCTGCGTTCAAAAGGGATCATGATCGTCGGGTATAATTTGATCCACACGGGCAATCGAGAAATTTCGCCTGGGGAACAGGCAAATATCAAAGTCGGGGACCGCATTGTTGAGATCGACGGCCACCCGGTTTCCACGGTTGAAGAGGCGGCTCAGAGGATTCGTCAAGCCGGTGAAGCGAACCGCGATCTCGATGTGACCTTGATCCGCCAGCGACAATCCTTTCATGTCAAGGTGCACCCGGTGTACGATAATGATCAGCGCACCTACCGCATCGGTTTGTACATTCGGGATTCCGCCGCTGGCGTGGGCACCTTGACTTTCTACGACCCCGTGAATCACGTCTATGGCGCTTTGGGTCACGTCATCACCGACGTCGATACGGGACAGCCCATCGAAGTTGGCGAAGGACAGGTGCTCAACTCCTCCATCACGTCCATTGACAAGGGGCAAAATGGACAGCCGGGAGAAAAACGAGGCCAAATGGTGGACGAACATCATGTGCTCGGTGACGTGAAGGAAAATTCATCATTTGGCATCTTTGGGCATATGGTCCATCCCCCGGATCACGGTCTTTACAATCAACCCATCCCCGTGGCCCCGGCAGATCAAGTCCACCCTGGCCCCGCTAAGATCCTGACGGTGATCGAGGGTCAGAAGGTCGAAGCCTTTAATATTGAAGTGGTCAGTGTCATGAAACAACGCTATCCGGCCATTAAGAGCATGGTTCTCAAAGTGACCGATCCAGGGCTACTGGCCAAAACCGGAGGCATTGTTCAAGGTATGTCCGGCAGCCCCATCCTGCAGGACGGCCGGCTGATCGGCGCCGTTACCCACGTGTTTATCAACGATCCCACCCAGGGGTACGGGGTTTTCGCGGAATGGATGATGCGGGAAGCGACCGGCAATGAGGCGCAAGACACTGTCTCTGCGGCCTGACTGAACCATGACCCCCGCAGGTTGTGCGGGGGTTTTTTCCCTGCGGGCGCTGTTAACCGGTGCGGGCATTCAAGCGCAGACGATCTGCGACCATGGCGATGAATTCTGAATTCGTGGGTTTACTTTTCCCCATGTTTACGGTGTACCCGAACACCGAACCAATCGCGTCCACGTTACCCCTCCCCCAAGCGACCTCGATCGCATGTCGGATGGCCCGTTCCACCCGGGAAGGCGTGGTGTTATATTTTTCCGCGATTCGCGGGTAGAGAACTTTCGTTATGGATCCTAGAATCTCCACATCCTGATATACCATGAAAATCGCTTCTCTCAGGTATTGGTATCCTTTAATATGCGCGGGGACACCGATTTCATGGATGATCTGGGTGATGTCTGAATCTACGCTGCGCTTTCCCTGCCCCTGCCAGCCGCTTCCCCCCATGGACTGGGTACCGCTTGAGGCGCCGGGTGCAGAGCCGGTACTGACCTGGCGAATGCGATTCGCAAGAATCTCCATATCAAAAGGTTTCAAAATGTAATAAGCGGCCCCGAGCTCGACGGCTCGTTTTGTGATTCCTTCTTGGCCGAAGGCCGTCAACATGATGAATTTCGGCATGTTTTCTCTTTCGAGGGGAGCCACTTTTTCCAAAACGCCGATTCCGTCTAATACCGGCATGATGATATCGAGAATCACCACATCGGGCTGAAGGGTTTCGATGGAGTCCACCACTTCTCGCCCGTTAAAAGCCAGCCCGATCACCTGCATATCCGGCAGGCTATCGATATAATCCTGAAGAAGCTGCGCGAACTCTTTGTTATCATCGCCGATCAATACTCGAATAGGTGTCACGCTCCACCTGGCCACCGACCAGGCACTACACCTCCTTCTATGACGGTCTGCCGACTTGGGAAGTGGACCTGCTCATCAAGGCAGGCGGACGCCGGGGGGTCTTCTACAGGGGGCACATCGATAACCATTCGACACCCGCTGGTGAGATCCTTCCCATGCGACAGGAAAATTTACCGTGTAACAAGTTTGCAGTTGACCGTGGATGCTCCTTTATGTATGGTGGACATGCACGAAGGAGGTCGGAGCATGAGCGCGATGAGTCCGATGTACGACCCTTGGGAGGCGCTGTTGTCTCGGAATTCCCAGGGCGAGATCCGGTTAAGCAGCATCGAGGTCACGGTAACGGGCCGGTGCAATCTGCGCTGTGAACATTGCGCCGTAGGGGATACCTTGACAATTACAGAAGAGCGCCCGGATATCGGGCCGCTTTTGCGGCGGCTGGATGAGATCGATCATTTGACCACACTCAGTATCACCGGCGGTGAACCGAGCTATAATCGCGAGTTGATCGAGTCCACCGTCCTTCCGCTGTTACGCTATGCGAAGAATCGAGGTTGTCAAACACAAATCAACACAAACCTCACACTCGATGTGGATCGCTATTTCCTTATAGCGCCCTTCGTAGATGTCATGCATATTTCCTATAATTATTTGACACCAGAGGATTTTGCGGTGCTGACCTTTGCGGGTCTTCGCCGACGGCCGGCCCCGAAAACCGCGGAAGCTCTGTTTCAGAGGCTAGAGGCTAACACCCGGCGACTGGCGGCAGAGGGGGTCTTCGTGTCGGCCGAGTCGATGATCAGCCCGCGGACTCAAGGAAGGCTGACGAAGATCCACCGCCGTCTCGCCGAACTGGGGGTTCGGCGGCACGAAGTTCATCCCCTGTACCCCAGTGACTTCGCCCGGGAGCTGCCGTTGCTCGGCCTCGACGATTGGCGCGCCGAAGCCCTGGCGCTACTTGATGGGCGAGATCCCAGGGTATGGATTCTGTTCGGAACCTTCCCCTTTTATCCGTGTAGTGACGACCCTCGGGACCGAGAACTTTTGGCGCGCATCGCCCGGGAGCCCGGGGTGACGGTGCGCAATGATCCGGATGGACGAATCCGTCTCAATGTAAACCTCCTTGACGGCGGCATCTATGTGACCGATTTTGCGGACATGGGGCCGATCGGGAACTGGCACAGGGAGCCGATTCGGGACGCTTTCGAGCGATGGCGTGATCAATGGCGGCACACCCGTTTCGGATGCCAATGCCCCCACGTTGGCTGTTTAGGCCCTAACGTTCTTGTGGCTGAGGCCTATTATCCTGGCGTTGATTTCCGCCGTCGCCGGGCTCCGGAGGAGAGCGGATGGCGGGGCCGCTATGCAATCAGCGGGGTACCGGTCTCCGGAGAGCGCGAATCAGTCAGGGGAGAAGGAAACCCAGCCAAAGTAGCTGATGGCCGTCTGAATATCGATTCTCCCGCCCTGGGCTGAAGCCACCGCCACGCAAGGGAGCCCCACCCCGAATCGACCGGCGGCAGCTTGACCCGGCCGGCCAGCCATCCACGGTCCGAACAAGGACCCGGCGGGTGCGAGGGTCTGGCCTTGTACCCGCCATGCCATCCACCGCCCGTCCCCGGCCATGTACCCGATGAGCACCGGGGTTTCGGGAAGATTTGGATCCCCCATGGCAGGGATGATCTGCAAGGCCGGTGGGAGCGCGGCAGAGACGGCATTCCTCACGTGTCCCTGGTGATCGATCTTGTAAAGGGTGATCTCACCTGAATCCGGACGGTACAGCCCGAGGTCTGAGGCATGATCACCCGCCGAGCCTTCCCCGTTCCACGCAAACCATTCAGTCCTGGGTCCTTGACTGTGAATGCCCAGCAAAGGAACGGGAGGGGAAACCGCCGCTAAATCCGGGCCGAGCACATATCCTTCCGCCGTTCCCTCAGAGTGGAATACCACCAGCGACGGGCGTCCTGCGATCAAGTACCCGGCGACCACGGTGTCCTTCGGATACAAGGAAATGGGCAAGCGCCGGAATGAACCGAAGGCTGCGGTTTTTGCCCGGGCCGCGTACACGGCATTGGAGGCGGCGACGAGAAGATCGTCCCGGCCGTCCCCATTGATGTCGAGCGTCCACAACTTCTTGGCCTCGATCCCCGGTGGAAGCCGGCCCCAAAGTTGAGGGGATGCCTCCGGGGAGGTTCGGAGCCAGTCCCGTTCCGAGGAGGTCACCCAGATGTCGCCCGACTGGCGCTGGATGCTCACCCAGTCATCCCATGCCTGGCCCGAGGGTCGCCCAGATGCCCAAAGATCCCCGGGCAGGGTATACTGCCAGGCGGGTTGCAGAGGCACCACTTGGTGGAGCGATTCAAAGGTGTATCCCTCGCGCCCCAGACCGTCGATCAATTGGTGAAGATACGAAGGCGGTCCGGGGCGATACCGGTATTCCGGCAAACCGTCTCGCCAGACTTGTCGGCCGTTTCGCTTGACCGGCTCCAAAAATGGAAATTCCAACACTGGATGATAATATAAGCTTCCGAGCCCTTCGAAAAAGGAAGCGCGGTACAGAATCCGCTTCACGGAGTCTTCGGGTTGATCGGATCGCACATACCCCAAGGGGGTCGGGATGTACACGGCTCCCCATGCCCCGGAGGCCGTCGGGCCGTCCCGGGGAACGATATCTTTTAACGACCTCACTTGCCGCCGGTCCGGCTCATACAGGATCCCAAAATTACTTCGGAGAGCCCGTTCTTGTTCCGCGGTCGCCGCATAGTGAGGGGTCTCCCAAAAGCCCGGGACCAAACCTGCGGCGGCAAAGGAATGCACGCCCGCCGTTAGCCGCCGAGCCGCATATTCGGGCGTATCCGTCAGGGGCTCATGCGGCACTTCAAACTCCCGGCCAATGGTCGTGATCGTTCCCGGGTTGCGCCAGTCCGGTTGGCCGTATTGGTGGGTGTACCCATGTACTCCGACCACGGCCCCATGTTTCGAAGCCCAGCGCAACAAAGTGACGAAGGGGGCGGCATCAGGCTGCGTGATATCGTGGACCACCGGCCGATTTTCCGGGTCTGTGCCCAAATATCTGGGGACGACGGTAATCTGGTACGGGACCTTCTCGGCAGCGAGAAATTCCATCACAGCCCGAAGTTTCCCGAGGTCTTCGGGAGTTTGATAAGGGGGCCCGGCGGAGACGTCTTCAAAGCGCAGCAATGCGACATGTCGATGATCGGGCCATAGATTCTGATAAACGGACAGTCCTGTCTGAACTGGAATAAAAAGAAATAACAAGAGAATCACGGCGATTCG
This region includes:
- a CDS encoding NAD(+)/NADH kinase, with product MQSVGLVVNLDKPRAAEIADTLVQCIHARGRDAVLDPKAAEAVRRPDLGLALEAFPGRVDVVFILGGDGTFLGYARRFAPFGLPLLGFNLGHLGFLSEAEPEDLDQAVDRVVRGDYELEHRMMIEAEVRRGGSTVHHLSALNDITVGKGALGRMASLRVEVDGQYVDQYAGDGLIVSTPTGSTAYSLSCGGPIVAPQAEVMLLTPICPHTLSTRPMIVPADRKVRIEARANHQDLGLSADGQVSVRLRVGDEVLVQKSAHCATLIKWRERQFFDVLRQKLRGVEAQ
- the ahrC gene encoding transcriptional regulator AhrC/ArgR, producing the protein MKNKRLTRIRELVASRSIETQEELVQALRESGFQVTQATVSRDIKELQLIKVPTADGRYVYALPPEPAVNNEARLQRMLPESFVALDRAENLIVMKTLPGNAHAVAALVDAVGWPEVMGTIAGDDTILVICRSALQAAAVEERFHQMV
- the recN gene encoding DNA repair protein RecN, with product MSLSVRNFLLIDEAHLDFETGFHVLTGETGAGKSILLDALGLIRGERASAQQVRAGAKQAVVEALFSTDGRPEALQWLEEMGFEPAEEILLVREVSRQGKSLCRINGRTVTVQMLRDLAARLIDVYGQHEHQSLLQPDRYARMLDGYGDASHQTLLEEYRRAHDRFTRADEDLRAAQLGEEERLQRIDWLLFQLGEIRDLSPAPGEEEELEAEYRRLSHAGRILEDASRGYEMLDEGGQGVRAATDLVAEIVETVEGLVKYDPGLAGILEMLQSAAANLSEAAHELRRYLETVEADPQKLESVQERLHQLRRLMRKYGGSVESILESAATMENELSRLRNYEADLQERSKARTRAWEEMVSTARRLSLNRLALAERIQVKVQEQLRELAMPRAQFQIEVRWLGETEKGFRSDGADQVEFLFSANPGEPPAPLSKVASGGELSRLMLALKVVLADADDVPTLIFDEVDAGMSGQAAVVVGEKLVQVARRRQVICVTHLPQIAAMADGHHRIRKEQTEESTRTIVEVLEEADRIEEVARMLAGSTATEITRRQAQEMLERRAAAQSNSRLG
- the spoIVB gene encoding SpoIVB peptidase, with the translated sequence MAHQRRKWVGLLLATLIVVTCFCPPFSGWLRLPDSIETVVGSSVVVQAGGPSRLVPDARSAIEVRSGTAGTWQVNGTQTGPARMRLEVFGIPVRQMRVDVLPDWKVIPGGQSIGVRLRSKGIMIVGYNLIHTGNREISPGEQANIKVGDRIVEIDGHPVSTVEEAAQRIRQAGEANRDLDVTLIRQRQSFHVKVHPVYDNDQRTYRIGLYIRDSAAGVGTLTFYDPVNHVYGALGHVITDVDTGQPIEVGEGQVLNSSITSIDKGQNGQPGEKRGQMVDEHHVLGDVKENSSFGIFGHMVHPPDHGLYNQPIPVAPADQVHPGPAKILTVIEGQKVEAFNIEVVSVMKQRYPAIKSMVLKVTDPGLLAKTGGIVQGMSGSPILQDGRLIGAVTHVFINDPTQGYGVFAEWMMREATGNEAQDTVSAA
- the spo0A gene encoding sporulation transcription factor Spo0A, yielding MTPIRVLIGDDNKEFAQLLQDYIDSLPDMQVIGLAFNGREVVDSIETLQPDVVILDIIMPVLDGIGVLEKVAPLERENMPKFIMLTAFGQEGITKRAVELGAAYYILKPFDMEILANRIRQVSTGSAPGASSGTQSMGGSGWQGQGKRSVDSDITQIIHEIGVPAHIKGYQYLREAIFMVYQDVEILGSITKVLYPRIAEKYNTTPSRVERAIRHAIEVAWGRGNVDAIGSVFGYTVNMGKSKPTNSEFIAMVADRLRLNARTG
- the yfkAB gene encoding radical SAM/CxCxxxxC motif protein YfkAB; translation: MSAMSPMYDPWEALLSRNSQGEIRLSSIEVTVTGRCNLRCEHCAVGDTLTITEERPDIGPLLRRLDEIDHLTTLSITGGEPSYNRELIESTVLPLLRYAKNRGCQTQINTNLTLDVDRYFLIAPFVDVMHISYNYLTPEDFAVLTFAGLRRRPAPKTAEALFQRLEANTRRLAAEGVFVSAESMISPRTQGRLTKIHRRLAELGVRRHEVHPLYPSDFARELPLLGLDDWRAEALALLDGRDPRVWILFGTFPFYPCSDDPRDRELLARIAREPGVTVRNDPDGRIRLNVNLLDGGIYVTDFADMGPIGNWHREPIRDAFERWRDQWRHTRFGCQCPHVGCLGPNVLVAEAYYPGVDFRRRRAPEESGWRGRYAISGVPVSGERESVRGEGNPAKVADGRLNIDSPALG
- a CDS encoding DUF2334 domain-containing protein, producing the protein MRPRQIHGVRIAVILLLFLFIPVQTGLSVYQNLWPDHRHVALLRFEDVSAGPPYQTPEDLGKLRAVMEFLAAEKVPYQITVVPRYLGTDPENRPVVHDITQPDAAPFVTLLRWASKHGAVVGVHGYTHQYGQPDWRNPGTITTIGREFEVPHEPLTDTPEYAARRLTAGVHSFAAAGLVPGFWETPHYAATAEQERALRSNFGILYEPDRRQVRSLKDIVPRDGPTASGAWGAVYIPTPLGYVRSDQPEDSVKRILYRASFFEGLGSLYYHPVLEFPFLEPVKRNGRQVWRDGLPEYRYRPGPPSYLHQLIDGLGREGYTFESLHQVVPLQPAWQYTLPGDLWASGRPSGQAWDDWVSIQRQSGDIWVTSSERDWLRTSPEASPQLWGRLPPGIEAKKLWTLDINGDGRDDLLVAASNAVYAARAKTAAFGSFRRLPISLYPKDTVVAGYLIAGRPSLVVFHSEGTAEGYVLGPDLAAVSPPVPLLGIHSQGPRTEWFAWNGEGSAGDHASDLGLYRPDSGEITLYKIDHQGHVRNAVSAALPPALQIIPAMGDPNLPETPVLIGYMAGDGRWMAWRVQGQTLAPAGSLFGPWMAGRPGQAAAGRFGVGLPCVAVASAQGGRIDIQTAISYFGWVSFSPD